A window of Paenibacillus sp. 19GGS1-52 contains these coding sequences:
- a CDS encoding nitroreductase family protein gives MSTFSELVQSRRSANNFVEGVKIPQGELEEMFSYARLAPSAFNLQHAHYKVISDDTLKEEIRAGAYGQYKIHTASAVIVVLGDKHAYLQAPEIYNGLKLLGAMTPEQYDGVIESINGAYIGNDAFQRDEAIRNASLSAMQFMLIAKDKGWDTCPMIGFNAEAISTSLKLPENMVPVMLITIGKDNQQKVRPRGYRKPVNEFVEFF, from the coding sequence ATGAGTACTTTTTCAGAGTTGGTTCAATCCCGCAGATCGGCTAATAATTTTGTGGAGGGTGTCAAAATTCCTCAAGGTGAATTGGAAGAGATGTTCTCTTACGCTCGGCTTGCACCATCAGCATTTAATCTGCAGCATGCCCATTACAAAGTGATCTCCGATGATACCTTGAAAGAAGAAATCCGCGCAGGTGCATATGGGCAATATAAAATCCATACAGCCTCAGCAGTCATTGTAGTCCTTGGTGATAAACATGCCTATCTGCAAGCTCCGGAAATTTACAATGGACTTAAACTGCTAGGGGCGATGACCCCGGAGCAATACGACGGAGTTATCGAATCTATTAATGGTGCCTACATTGGAAATGACGCTTTCCAACGCGATGAAGCTATCCGAAATGCTTCCCTGTCGGCCATGCAGTTCATGCTGATTGCCAAAGATAAAGGCTGGGATACTTGTCCGATGATCGGCTTCAATGCGGAAGCTATCAGCACTAGTTTGAAGCTGCCGGAGAATATGGTTCCTGTTATGCTGATCACGATCGGCAAAGACAACCAGCAAAAAGTCAGACCCCGTGGTTACCGCAAGCCGGTTAATGAATTTGTTGAATTTTTCTGA
- a CDS encoding alpha-galactosidase, with the protein MSIFYDSKERIFHLQSKETSYVIQLLHTGIPAHVYWGRKIRSSGLSTILQRAERCSFSPSPFPEDMTLSYDTLSQEYPAYGVGDFRHPAYQIQAENGTTASEAIYDKHRIYKGKPSLEGLPATYAEHEDEAETLELELLDTVAGLRIILSYTVFGELNAITRSVRFVNEGMNALKLLRGLSMSVDFRDSNYDLLHLSGSWARERYVERRALASGMQGVESRRGSSSHAHNPFIALLSKGADEDHGDVYGVSLVYSGGFSAQVEVEPYKTARLSIGINPFDFNWLLEAGQSFQTPEAVMVYSAAGIGAMSRTYHKLYRTRLCRGSFRDQTRPVLVNNWEATYFDFNAEKIEDIARAGSELGMELFVLDDGWFGHRDDDRSSLGDWFVDAKKLPAGLEDLARRVNELDMQFGLWFEPEMISPDSELYREHPDWCLHVPGRRRTEARMQLVLDFSRADVCQAIGDRIADVLRSAPISYVKWDMNRNMTEIGSALLPAERQRETAHRYILGLYGVLERITSEFPNVLFESCSGGGGRFDPGMLYYMPQTWTSDNTDAISRLKIQYGTSIVYPLSSMGSHVSAVPNHQVHRNTSLELRGHVAMSGNFGYELDLTKFSEAEKETVKDQVALYKELRSLVQFGEQYRLLSPFEGNETAWLIVAEDKSEAVVVYARVLAEPNDSLYHLRLKGLDPEADYEWIEGGGIYGGDHLMYAGLPLPDLHGDFQSILWRFKKVTDGAAKL; encoded by the coding sequence ATGAGTATTTTCTATGATTCGAAGGAACGGATCTTTCATCTGCAAAGTAAAGAAACTAGCTACGTTATTCAACTGCTCCATACCGGCATTCCAGCTCATGTATATTGGGGGAGAAAAATTCGCTCTAGCGGCTTGTCTACCATCCTGCAGCGGGCAGAAAGATGCTCATTCTCGCCAAGTCCATTTCCGGAAGATATGACACTCTCCTATGATACGTTATCACAGGAATATCCGGCATATGGGGTGGGGGATTTTCGGCATCCCGCGTATCAGATTCAGGCGGAGAACGGCACGACGGCCTCAGAGGCTATTTACGACAAGCACCGGATTTATAAAGGCAAGCCTTCGTTGGAAGGACTGCCGGCTACTTATGCCGAGCATGAAGACGAAGCTGAGACACTGGAGCTAGAGTTGTTAGATACTGTTGCTGGGCTGCGGATTATTTTAAGCTATACCGTGTTTGGGGAATTGAACGCTATTACCCGCTCGGTTCGTTTTGTAAATGAAGGAATGAACGCTCTGAAGCTGTTGCGCGGGCTTAGTATGAGTGTGGATTTCCGTGACTCCAATTATGATCTGCTCCACTTGTCTGGCTCATGGGCGCGGGAAAGATATGTAGAGCGCAGAGCGCTGGCTTCTGGAATGCAGGGTGTGGAAAGCCGCAGAGGCTCAAGCAGCCATGCGCACAATCCATTTATTGCTTTGCTCTCCAAGGGTGCTGATGAGGATCATGGAGATGTGTATGGCGTCAGCTTGGTATATAGTGGTGGATTCTCTGCTCAAGTTGAGGTTGAGCCGTATAAGACAGCACGCTTGTCCATCGGTATTAATCCCTTTGATTTCAACTGGCTGCTGGAAGCGGGCCAGTCTTTCCAGACTCCGGAAGCCGTAATGGTCTACTCAGCTGCGGGAATCGGTGCGATGTCCAGAACCTATCATAAATTATACCGTACTCGCTTGTGCCGTGGCAGTTTCCGCGATCAGACGCGGCCGGTATTGGTCAATAACTGGGAAGCTACCTATTTCGACTTCAATGCTGAAAAGATTGAGGATATTGCCCGTGCTGGCAGTGAACTTGGCATGGAATTGTTTGTATTGGATGATGGTTGGTTTGGACATCGCGACGATGACCGCAGTTCACTAGGAGATTGGTTCGTAGACGCTAAGAAATTGCCAGCAGGGCTTGAGGATCTGGCCCGTCGGGTCAATGAGCTAGATATGCAATTTGGGCTCTGGTTCGAACCGGAGATGATCTCGCCGGATAGCGAGCTGTACCGTGAGCATCCAGATTGGTGCCTACATGTACCAGGCCGCCGCAGAACAGAAGCACGGATGCAGCTAGTGCTTGATTTCTCACGCGCAGATGTGTGCCAGGCGATTGGTGACAGGATTGCTGATGTCTTGCGCAGTGCGCCGATTTCTTATGTGAAATGGGATATGAACCGCAATATGACCGAAATTGGTTCCGCGTTGCTACCTGCCGAGAGACAACGGGAAACGGCCCACCGCTATATACTTGGTCTTTACGGTGTGCTTGAACGGATAACCTCGGAATTCCCGAATGTACTCTTCGAGAGCTGCTCCGGAGGCGGCGGTCGCTTTGATCCAGGTATGCTTTATTACATGCCCCAGACTTGGACAAGTGATAATACAGATGCGATCAGCAGACTCAAAATCCAATACGGAACCAGCATCGTGTATCCACTCAGTTCAATGGGTAGTCATGTCTCGGCTGTGCCGAATCATCAAGTGCACCGCAATACTTCATTAGAGCTGCGCGGGCATGTTGCTATGTCTGGCAATTTCGGCTACGAGCTGGATTTGACCAAGTTCTCGGAGGCAGAGAAGGAAACCGTGAAGGATCAGGTAGCTCTATACAAAGAGCTCCGTTCACTTGTGCAGTTTGGAGAACAATACAGACTACTCAGTCCTTTTGAAGGCAATGAGACAGCCTGGTTAATAGTTGCAGAAGATAAATCGGAGGCCGTTGTAGTCTATGCACGGGTCCTAGCTGAACCGAATGATTCCCTGTATCACCTGCGTTTGAAGGGTCTTGATCCGGAAGCGGATTATGAGTGGATTGAAGGGGGAGGCATATATGGTGGAGATCATCTGATGTATGCTGGATTACCTCTGCCTGACCTGCATGGAGACTTCCAAAGTATTCTATGGCGCTTCAAAAAAGTCACAGATGGAGCAGCAAAATTATAA